A part of Planococcus sp. MB-3u-03 genomic DNA contains:
- a CDS encoding PP2C family protein-serine/threonine phosphatase: protein MPQHIEAQYQEILNEYVKKQTEQNLYVGQNFSRQLILENISPEEVISMHKAAIRELYSDLPDVVWHSFDFLIEMMINYGLALQERQSLLKRQEELKVEMDLAANVQETLLKTKLPSLDGLDIGLLSIPAKKMNGDYIYFVSDYDGYAGVAVADVIGKGLPAALCMSMIKFGMDSLNSSHALPKDVLGVINRIVEKSVDDSMFVSMFYANYDAGAARLTYGSAGHEPAILYRANAGEFDELEAKGLLLGVSPAAVYEEHSITLDKGDMVIMMTDGVTEGRTEEGFIEREVIYKLIEQKKDQPAQAIVQHVYDELERMQNAELQDDFTLVVYKKV, encoded by the coding sequence ATGCCTCAACACATTGAAGCACAGTATCAAGAAATTCTGAACGAATACGTAAAAAAGCAGACGGAGCAAAATTTGTACGTCGGCCAAAATTTCAGCAGGCAACTGATTCTGGAGAACATTTCTCCGGAAGAAGTGATCAGCATGCACAAAGCAGCCATCCGGGAGCTCTATAGTGATCTCCCGGATGTTGTTTGGCATTCATTCGATTTCCTGATTGAAATGATGATCAATTACGGCTTGGCCTTGCAAGAACGCCAAAGTTTACTGAAGCGCCAGGAAGAGCTGAAAGTGGAAATGGACTTGGCGGCAAATGTACAGGAAACTTTGCTCAAGACGAAATTGCCGTCGCTTGATGGGCTCGATATCGGCTTATTGTCGATCCCGGCCAAGAAGATGAACGGGGATTATATCTATTTTGTCAGTGATTATGATGGATACGCCGGAGTAGCTGTTGCCGATGTCATCGGAAAAGGCCTGCCGGCAGCTCTTTGCATGTCCATGATCAAATTCGGCATGGACAGTTTGAACAGCTCGCACGCCTTGCCGAAAGACGTGCTCGGTGTCATTAACCGGATCGTTGAAAAAAGCGTCGACGACTCAATGTTCGTGTCGATGTTCTACGCGAATTACGATGCAGGGGCAGCCAGGCTCACTTACGGGTCGGCCGGGCACGAACCTGCCATTCTCTATCGCGCGAATGCAGGGGAATTTGATGAACTCGAAGCAAAAGGCTTGTTGCTCGGCGTTTCCCCGGCCGCGGTTTATGAAGAGCATTCGATCACCCTGGACAAAGGCGATATGGTCATCATGATGACGGACGGGGTGACCGAGGGCCGGACAGAGGAAGGTTTTATCGAGCGCGAGGTCATTTACAAACTGATCGAGCAAAAGAAAGACCAACCAGCTCAGGCAATTGTTCAACATGTCTACGATGAGCTTGAACGGATGCAAAATGCAGAACTGCAGGATGATTTCACTTTAGTGGTTTACAAGAAGGTTTAA